Proteins encoded in a region of the Hippopotamus amphibius kiboko isolate mHipAmp2 chromosome 11, mHipAmp2.hap2, whole genome shotgun sequence genome:
- the ABCC10 gene encoding ATP-binding cassette sub-family C member 10 isoform X4, whose product MERFLAQLCGTSALQPLPVWEGDTSGHCFTQLVLSAVPHALLAVLSACHWGNPRNPDYISHCSPGWRLRLAASFLLSVFPLLDLLPVVLPPGAGPGPIGLEVLAGGVAAVAWISHSLALWVLAYSPHGRSRGPLALALAAFLPAPALVLTLLWHCQRDTLLPPLLPGPLSRLCLLILQLAALLAYGLGWAVPGWPREPWAQVPLVSEGQEPEVAEDGESWLSRFSYAWLAPLLARGAHGELRQPQDTCRLPHRLHPTYLARVFQAHWQEGARLWRALYGAFGQCYLALGLLKLVGTMLGFSGPLLLSLLVGFLEEGQEPLSNGLLYALGLAGGAVLGAVLQNQYGYEVRKVTLQARGAVLNILYRKALQLGPRRPPTGEVLNLLGTDSERLLNFAGSFHEAWGLPLQLAITLYLLHQQVGVAFVGGLILALLLVPVNKVIATRIMASNQEMLQHKDARVKLVTELLHGIRVIKFFGWEQALGARVEACRARELGRLRVIKYLDAACVYLWAALPVVISIVIFITYVLMGHQLTATKVFTALALVRMLILPLNNFPWVINGLLEAKVSLDRIQRFLDLPNHNPQAYYSPDPPTEPSTALELHEALFSWDPVGTSQETFISHLEVKKGMLVGIVGTVGCGKSSLLAAIAGELHRLRGRVAVWGLSNGFGLATQEPWIQFATIRDNILFGKAFDARLYKEVLEACALNDDLSILPAGDQTEVGEKGVTLSGGQRARIALARAVYQEKELYLLDDPLAAVDADVANQLLHRCILGVLSHATRLLCTHRTEYLERADVVLLLEAGCLVQAGPPSEILPLVQAAPKAWAEDGQESDAATAQCVQNPEKTKEGLEVEESTSGRLLQEESKKEGAVAFHVYRAYWRAVGWGLALAILFSLLLMQATRNAADWWLSHWITQLKAAKNSSQEAPAPSSLASAGPLSAQLLLFSPGSLYTSVSPLPKAAPNGSSDIRFYLTVYATIAGVNSLCTLLRAVLFAAGTLRAAATLHRRLLSQVLMAPVTFFDSTPTGRVLNRFSSDVACADDSLPFILNILLANMAGLLGLLAVLGSSLRWLLLLLPPLSLIYYRVQRRYRASSRELRRLGSLTLSPLYTHLADTLAGLPVLRAAGATCRFEEENQRLLELNQRCQFAASATMQWLDIRLQLMGAAVVSAIAGIALVQHQQGLANPGLVGLSLSYALSLTGLLSGLVSSFTQTEAMLVSVERLEEYSCELPQEPQGQWPQLGIGWLSQGSVEFQDVVLVYRPGLPNALDGVTFRVQPGEKLGIVGRTGSGKSSLLLVLFRLLEPSSGRVLLDGVDTSQLELAELRSQLAVIPQEPFLFSGTVRENLDPRGLCEDRALWQALEQCHLSEVIVSVDLVYRRGNSKRGPEDRPAAPADHLQTLCQQDSVDHRPQAQHDPERGPGARAAGREGGGTGLPRCPAQPAPLAVPAAAAEQPAGSPLLSLRALSPRPPGPPSVLPTTGRPRPAACLHSSAALPLSPQQRTKGYPGFLFTNYSSGTESHGLPRSRLLLWPSCIWDSRRIFSGRRAHVHFHSFIWIKFPSYILHIKKIIFLA is encoded by the exons ATGGAGAGGTTCCTGGCCCAGTTGTGCGGCACCAGCGCGCTGCAGCCGCTCCCGGTGTGGGAGGGGGACACCAGCGGCCACTGCTTCACCCAGCTGGTGCTCAGCGCCGTGCCCCACGCGCTTCTCGCCGTGCTCAGTGCCTGCCACTGGGGCAACCCGAG GAACCCAGATTACATCTCACACTGCAGTCCTGGCTGGCGCCTCCGACTTGcagcctccttcctgctctccGTCTTCCCACTGCTCGACCTCCTTCCAGTCGTTCTGCCACCAGGGGCAGGCCCAGGGCCCATAGGGCTAGAGGTGCTGGCAGGGGGCGTGGCGGCTGTGGCCTGGATCAGCCACAGCCTGGCCCTGTGGGTGTTGGCTTATTCCCCTCATGGCCGCTCCCGGGGGCCCTTGGCCTTGGCTCTGGCTGCCTTCCTGCCAGCCCCAGCCCTAGTGCTGACCCTGCTATGGCACTGCCAGCGAGACACACTTCTGCCCCCGCTTCTCCCAGGGCCCCTCTCCCGCCTGTGCCTCCTCATCCTGCAGCTGGCTGCACTCTTAGCCTATGGACTGGGCTGGGCAGTCCCTGGGTGGCCACGGGAACCCTGGGCCCAGGTGCCCCTCGTCTCTGAGGGACAGGAACCCGAGGTAGCTGAAGATGGGGAGAGCTGGCTGTCACGCTTTTCCTATGCCTGGCTGGCACCGTTGCTGGCCCGAGGCGCCCATGGAGAACTCCGGCAGCCTCAGGACACTTGCCGCCTCCCCCACAGGCTGCACCCAACCTACCTAGCTCGTGTCTTCCAAGCACACTGGCAGGAGGGAGCCCGGCTGTGGAGGGCCCTCTATGGGGCCTTTGGGCAGTGCTACCTGGCACTTGGACTGCTGAAGCTGGTGGGGACCATGCTGGGATTCTCAGGGCCCTTGCTGCTGTCCCTActggtgggcttcctggaggaggggcaggagccaCTAAGCAATGGCCTGCTCTATGCCCTggggctagccggtggagccgtTCTGGGTGCTGTGCTGCAGAATCAGTATGGGTATGAGGTACGGAAGGTGACACTTCAGGCACGGGGGGCTGTGCTGAACATCCTGTACCGAAAGGCTTTACAGCTGGGGCCCAGACGCCCTCCCACCGGGGAGGTCCTGAACCTACTGGGCACTGACTCTGAGCGGCTGCTCAACTTTGCCGGGAGCTTCCATGAGGCCTGGGGCCTACCCCTGCAGCTGGCCATCACCCTCTACCTGCTGCACCAGCAGGTGGGTGTGGCCTTTGTGGGTGGTCTGATCTTGGCCCTGCTGCTGGTACCTGTCAACAAAGTGATTGCCACCCGCATCATGGCCAGCAACCAGGAGATGCTACAGCACAAGGATGCGCGGGTTAAG CTCGTGACAGAGCTGCTGCATGGCATTCGTGTCATCAAGTTCTTCGGGTGGGAGCAGGCGCTGGGGGCCCGCGTGGAGGCCTGCCGAGCTCGGGAGCTGGGGCGACTCCGGGTCATCAAGTACCTGGATGCGGCCTGTGTGTACCTGTGGGCTGCCCTGCCGGTTGTCATCTCCATTGTCATCTTCATCACCTATGTCCTCATGGGGCACCAGCTCACCGCCACCAAG GTGTTCACAGCCCTGGCACTGGTGCGCATGCTCATTCTTCCCCTCAACAACTTCCCTTGGGTGATCAACGGCCTCCTGGAGGCCAAAGTGTCCCTGGACCGGATCCAGCGTTTCCTCGACCTTCCCAACCACAACCCCCAGGCCTACTACAGCCCAG ATCCCCCAACAGAGCCATCCACAGCCTTGGAGCTACATGAAGCCCTGTTCTCCTGGGACCCAGTTGGAACCAGCCAGGAGACCTTCATCAGTCACCTTGAAGTGAAGAAG GGTATGCTGGTGGGCATCGTGGGGACGGTGGGCTGCGGGAAGAGCTCGCTGCTGGCCGCCATCGCGGGGGAGCTGCACAG gctgCGTGGGCGAGTGGCAGTGTGGGGGCTGTCCAATGGCTTTGGCCTGGCCACCCAGGAGCCCTGGATCCAGTTTGCCACCATCCGAGACAACATCCTCTTTGGGAAGGCATTTGATGCCCGGCTCTACAAGGAAGTGCTGGAGGCCTGCGCCCTCAACGATGACCTCAGT ATCCTGCCTGCTGGGGACCAGAcagaggtgggggagaagggCGTGACCCTCAGCGGGGGACAGCGGGCCCGGATTGCCCTTGCTCGTGCTGTCTACCAG GAAAAGGAGCTCTATCTCCTCGATGACCCTCTGGCCGCCGTGGATGCAGACGTGGCCAACCAGCTGCTGCACAGGTGCATCCTGGGAGTGCTGAGCCACGCCACGCGGCTGCTGTGCACCCACCGCACCGAGTACCTGGAGAGAGCTGACGTGGTGCTGCTGTTGGAAGCCGGGTGCCTCGTCCAGGCCG GGCCCCCCTCTGAGATCCTGCCATTGGTACAAGCTGCCCCCAAAGCCTGGGCTGAGGATGGACAAGAGTCTGACGCAG CCACAGCCCAGTGTGTACAGAACCCAGAGAAAACAaaggaggggctggaggtggaggagagCACGTCTGGCCGCCTGCTGCAGGAAGAAAGCAAGAAGGAGGGCGCCGTGGCCTTCCACGTGTACCGAGCATACTGGAGGGCTGTGGGCTGGGGCCTGGCCCTCGccatcctcttctctctgctcctcaTGCAAG cAACCAGGAACGCGGCTGACTGGTGGCTGTCCCACTGGATCACTCAGCTGAAGGCAGCCAAGAATAGCTCCCAGGAGGCGCCAGCCCCCAGCAGCCTGGCCTCCGCAGGGCCGCTCTCTGCCCAGCTGCTCCTCTTCTCCCCGGGAAGCCTGTA caCTTCAGTGTCCCCACTGCCCAAAGCTGCCCCCAATGGCTCCTCAGACATCCGTTTCTACCTCACCGTGTACGCGACCATTGCTGGTGTCAACTCCCTCTGCACCCTCCTCCGAGCAGTGCTCTTTGCGGCGGGCACCCTCCGAGCGGCCGCCACCCTGCATCGCCGCCTGCTGAGTCAAGTCCTCATG GCACCGGTGACTTTTTTCGACTCCACACCCACGGGCCGGGTCCTCAACCGCTTCTCCTCCGACGTGGCCTGTGCGGATGACAGCCTGCCCTTCATCCTCAACATCCTCCTGGCCAACATGGCAGGCCTGCTGGGCCTGCTGGCTGTGCTGGGCTCCAGCCTGcgctggctgctgctgctgctgccgccctTGAGCCTCATCTACTACCGCGTGCAGCGCCGCTACAGGGCCTCCTCGCGGGAGCTGCGGCGCCTGGGCAGCCTCACCCTGTCTCCGCTCTACACGCACCTGGCCGACACCTTGGCCGGCCTCCCCGTGCTCCGGGCCGCCGGGGCCACCTGCAG GTTTGAGGAGGAGAACCAGAGACTCCTGGAGCTGAACCAGAGGTGCCAGTTTGCTGCCAGTGCCACGATGCAGTGGCTGGACATTCGGCTGCAGCTCATGGGGGCCGCAGTGGTTAGCGCCATCGCGGGCATCGCCCTGGTGCAGCACCAGCAGGGCCTCGCCAACCCAG GACTGGTGGGCCTGTCACTGTCCTACGCCCTGTCGCTGACGGGCCTGCTCTCCGGCCTGGTGAGCAGCTTCACGCAGACAGAAGCGATGCTGGTGAGCGTCGAGCGGCTGGAGGAGTACTCCTGTGAGCTgccccaggagccccagggccAGTGGCCACAG CTGGGCATCGGCTGGCTGAGCCAGGGGAGCGTGGAGTTCCAGGATGTGGTGTTGGTGTACCGGCCCGGGCTGCCCAATGCCCTGGATGGGGTGACATTCCGCGTGCAGCCTGGGGAGAAGCTGGGCATCGTGGGCCGCACGGGCTCCGGCAAGTCTTCCCTGCTGTTGGTGCTCTTCCGGTTGCTGGAGCCCAGTTCCGGGCGAGTGCTGCTGGATGGCGTGGACACCAGCCAGCTGGAGCTGGCTGAGCTcag ATCCCAGCTGGCTGTCATCCCCCAGGAGCCCTTTTTGTTCAGTGGGACTGTTCGGGAAAACCTGGATCCCCGGGGTCTCTGTGAGGACAGGGCCCTGTGGCAGGCCCTGGAGCAGTGCCACCTGAGTGAGGTGATCGTATCTGTGG ATCTTGTGTATCGACGAGGCAACAGCAAGCGTGGACCAGAAGACAGACCAGCTGCTCCAGCAGACCATCTGCAAACGCTTTGCCAACAAGACAGTGTTGACCATCGCCCACAG GCTCAACACGATCCTGAACGCGGACCGGGTGCTCGTGCTGCAGGCCGGGAGGGTGGTGGAACTGGACTCCCCCGCTGCCCTGCGCAGCCGGCCCCACTCGCTGTTCCAGCAGCTGCTGCAGAGCAGCCAGCAGGGAGCCCGCTCCTCTCCCTGAGGGCCCtgagcccccgccccccagggcctccctctgtcctacccactACTGGGCGGCCCAGGCCTGCTGCTTGTTTACACTCCTCTGCGGCTCTACCTCTCTCACCTCAGCAGAGGACAAAAGGGTACCCTGGGTTTCTCTTTACAAACTACTCCTCGGGGACAGAGTCCCACGGCCTCCCCAGAAGCAGGCTTCTGCTCTGGCCCTCTTGCATCTGGGACTCCAGGCGGATTTTTTCTGGCAGAAGAGCCCACGTGCACTTCCACAGTTTTATTTGGATAAAATTCCCATCTTACAttctgcatattaaaaaaataatatttctggcATGA
- the ABCC10 gene encoding ATP-binding cassette sub-family C member 10 isoform X2, giving the protein MERFLAQLCGTSALQPLPVWEGDTSGHCFTQLVLSAVPHALLAVLSACHWGNPRNPDYISHCSPGWRLRLAASFLLSVFPLLDLLPVVLPPGAGPGPIGLEVLAGGVAAVAWISHSLALWVLAYSPHGRSRGPLALALAAFLPAPALVLTLLWHCQRDTLLPPLLPGPLSRLCLLILQLAALLAYGLGWAVPGWPREPWAQVPLVSEGQEPEVAEDGESWLSRFSYAWLAPLLARGAHGELRQPQDTCRLPHRLHPTYLARVFQAHWQEGARLWRALYGAFGQCYLALGLLKLVGTMLGFSGPLLLSLLVGFLEEGQEPLSNGLLYALGLAGGAVLGAVLQNQYGYEVRKVTLQARGAVLNILYRKALQLGPRRPPTGEVLNLLGTDSERLLNFAGSFHEAWGLPLQLAITLYLLHQQVGVAFVGGLILALLLVPVNKVIATRIMASNQEMLQHKDARVKLVTELLHGIRVIKFFGWEQALGARVEACRARELGRLRVIKYLDAACVYLWAALPVVISIVIFITYVLMGHQLTATKVFTALALVRMLILPLNNFPWVINGLLEAKVSLDRIQRFLDLPNHNPQAYYSPDPPTEPSTALELHEALFSWDPVGTSQETFISHLEVKKGMLVGIVGTVGCGKSSLLAAIAGELHRLRGRVAVWGLSNGFGLATQEPWIQFATIRDNILFGKAFDARLYKEVLEACALNDDLSILPAGDQTEVGEKGVTLSGGQRARIALARAVYQEKELYLLDDPLAAVDADVANQLLHRCILGVLSHATRLLCTHRTEYLERADVVLLLEAGCLVQAATAQCVQNPEKTKEGLEVEESTSGRLLQEESKKEGAVAFHVYRAYWRAVGWGLALAILFSLLLMQATRNAADWWLSHWITQLKAAKNSSQEAPAPSSLASAGPLSAQLLLFSPGSLYPLPTTQHFSVPTAQSCPQWLLRHPFLPHRVRDHCWCQLPLHPPPSSALCGGHPPSGRHPASPPAESSPHGPHYNPVSPSSLGAASMAFLPASALAHPHPCSQAPVTFFDSTPTGRVLNRFSSDVACADDSLPFILNILLANMAGLLGLLAVLGSSLRWLLLLLPPLSLIYYRVQRRYRASSRELRRLGSLTLSPLYTHLADTLAGLPVLRAAGATCRFEEENQRLLELNQRCQFAASATMQWLDIRLQLMGAAVVSAIAGIALVQHQQGLANPGLVGLSLSYALSLTGLLSGLVSSFTQTEAMLVSVERLEEYSCELPQEPQGQWPQLGIGWLSQGSVEFQDVVLVYRPGLPNALDGVTFRVQPGEKLGIVGRTGSGKSSLLLVLFRLLEPSSGRVLLDGVDTSQLELAELRSQLAVIPQEPFLFSGTVRENLDPRGLCEDRALWQALEQCHLSEVIVSVDLVYRRGNSKRGPEDRPAAPADHLQTLCQQDSVDHRPQAQHDPERGPGARAAGREGGGTGLPRCPAQPAPLAVPAAAAEQPAGSPLLSLRALSPRPPGPPSVLPTTGRPRPAACLHSSAALPLSPQQRTKGYPGFLFTNYSSGTESHGLPRSRLLLWPSCIWDSRRIFSGRRAHVHFHSFIWIKFPSYILHIKKIIFLA; this is encoded by the exons ATGGAGAGGTTCCTGGCCCAGTTGTGCGGCACCAGCGCGCTGCAGCCGCTCCCGGTGTGGGAGGGGGACACCAGCGGCCACTGCTTCACCCAGCTGGTGCTCAGCGCCGTGCCCCACGCGCTTCTCGCCGTGCTCAGTGCCTGCCACTGGGGCAACCCGAG GAACCCAGATTACATCTCACACTGCAGTCCTGGCTGGCGCCTCCGACTTGcagcctccttcctgctctccGTCTTCCCACTGCTCGACCTCCTTCCAGTCGTTCTGCCACCAGGGGCAGGCCCAGGGCCCATAGGGCTAGAGGTGCTGGCAGGGGGCGTGGCGGCTGTGGCCTGGATCAGCCACAGCCTGGCCCTGTGGGTGTTGGCTTATTCCCCTCATGGCCGCTCCCGGGGGCCCTTGGCCTTGGCTCTGGCTGCCTTCCTGCCAGCCCCAGCCCTAGTGCTGACCCTGCTATGGCACTGCCAGCGAGACACACTTCTGCCCCCGCTTCTCCCAGGGCCCCTCTCCCGCCTGTGCCTCCTCATCCTGCAGCTGGCTGCACTCTTAGCCTATGGACTGGGCTGGGCAGTCCCTGGGTGGCCACGGGAACCCTGGGCCCAGGTGCCCCTCGTCTCTGAGGGACAGGAACCCGAGGTAGCTGAAGATGGGGAGAGCTGGCTGTCACGCTTTTCCTATGCCTGGCTGGCACCGTTGCTGGCCCGAGGCGCCCATGGAGAACTCCGGCAGCCTCAGGACACTTGCCGCCTCCCCCACAGGCTGCACCCAACCTACCTAGCTCGTGTCTTCCAAGCACACTGGCAGGAGGGAGCCCGGCTGTGGAGGGCCCTCTATGGGGCCTTTGGGCAGTGCTACCTGGCACTTGGACTGCTGAAGCTGGTGGGGACCATGCTGGGATTCTCAGGGCCCTTGCTGCTGTCCCTActggtgggcttcctggaggaggggcaggagccaCTAAGCAATGGCCTGCTCTATGCCCTggggctagccggtggagccgtTCTGGGTGCTGTGCTGCAGAATCAGTATGGGTATGAGGTACGGAAGGTGACACTTCAGGCACGGGGGGCTGTGCTGAACATCCTGTACCGAAAGGCTTTACAGCTGGGGCCCAGACGCCCTCCCACCGGGGAGGTCCTGAACCTACTGGGCACTGACTCTGAGCGGCTGCTCAACTTTGCCGGGAGCTTCCATGAGGCCTGGGGCCTACCCCTGCAGCTGGCCATCACCCTCTACCTGCTGCACCAGCAGGTGGGTGTGGCCTTTGTGGGTGGTCTGATCTTGGCCCTGCTGCTGGTACCTGTCAACAAAGTGATTGCCACCCGCATCATGGCCAGCAACCAGGAGATGCTACAGCACAAGGATGCGCGGGTTAAG CTCGTGACAGAGCTGCTGCATGGCATTCGTGTCATCAAGTTCTTCGGGTGGGAGCAGGCGCTGGGGGCCCGCGTGGAGGCCTGCCGAGCTCGGGAGCTGGGGCGACTCCGGGTCATCAAGTACCTGGATGCGGCCTGTGTGTACCTGTGGGCTGCCCTGCCGGTTGTCATCTCCATTGTCATCTTCATCACCTATGTCCTCATGGGGCACCAGCTCACCGCCACCAAG GTGTTCACAGCCCTGGCACTGGTGCGCATGCTCATTCTTCCCCTCAACAACTTCCCTTGGGTGATCAACGGCCTCCTGGAGGCCAAAGTGTCCCTGGACCGGATCCAGCGTTTCCTCGACCTTCCCAACCACAACCCCCAGGCCTACTACAGCCCAG ATCCCCCAACAGAGCCATCCACAGCCTTGGAGCTACATGAAGCCCTGTTCTCCTGGGACCCAGTTGGAACCAGCCAGGAGACCTTCATCAGTCACCTTGAAGTGAAGAAG GGTATGCTGGTGGGCATCGTGGGGACGGTGGGCTGCGGGAAGAGCTCGCTGCTGGCCGCCATCGCGGGGGAGCTGCACAG gctgCGTGGGCGAGTGGCAGTGTGGGGGCTGTCCAATGGCTTTGGCCTGGCCACCCAGGAGCCCTGGATCCAGTTTGCCACCATCCGAGACAACATCCTCTTTGGGAAGGCATTTGATGCCCGGCTCTACAAGGAAGTGCTGGAGGCCTGCGCCCTCAACGATGACCTCAGT ATCCTGCCTGCTGGGGACCAGAcagaggtgggggagaagggCGTGACCCTCAGCGGGGGACAGCGGGCCCGGATTGCCCTTGCTCGTGCTGTCTACCAG GAAAAGGAGCTCTATCTCCTCGATGACCCTCTGGCCGCCGTGGATGCAGACGTGGCCAACCAGCTGCTGCACAGGTGCATCCTGGGAGTGCTGAGCCACGCCACGCGGCTGCTGTGCACCCACCGCACCGAGTACCTGGAGAGAGCTGACGTGGTGCTGCTGTTGGAAGCCGGGTGCCTCGTCCAGGCCG CCACAGCCCAGTGTGTACAGAACCCAGAGAAAACAaaggaggggctggaggtggaggagagCACGTCTGGCCGCCTGCTGCAGGAAGAAAGCAAGAAGGAGGGCGCCGTGGCCTTCCACGTGTACCGAGCATACTGGAGGGCTGTGGGCTGGGGCCTGGCCCTCGccatcctcttctctctgctcctcaTGCAAG cAACCAGGAACGCGGCTGACTGGTGGCTGTCCCACTGGATCACTCAGCTGAAGGCAGCCAAGAATAGCTCCCAGGAGGCGCCAGCCCCCAGCAGCCTGGCCTCCGCAGGGCCGCTCTCTGCCCAGCTGCTCCTCTTCTCCCCGGGAAGCCTGTA ccccctccccaccacccagcaCTTCAGTGTCCCCACTGCCCAAAGCTGCCCCCAATGGCTCCTCAGACATCCGTTTCTACCTCACCGTGTACGCGACCATTGCTGGTGTCAACTCCCTCTGCACCCTCCTCCGAGCAGTGCTCTTTGCGGCGGGCACCCTCCGAGCGGCCGCCACCCTGCATCGCCGCCTGCTGAGTCAAGTCCTCATG GGCCTCATTATAACCCTGTGAG CCCATCTTCCCTGGGGGCTGCCTCCATGGCTTTTCTGCCGGCCTCTGCCCTGGCCCACCCACACCCCTGCTCTCAGGCACCGGTGACTTTTTTCGACTCCACACCCACGGGCCGGGTCCTCAACCGCTTCTCCTCCGACGTGGCCTGTGCGGATGACAGCCTGCCCTTCATCCTCAACATCCTCCTGGCCAACATGGCAGGCCTGCTGGGCCTGCTGGCTGTGCTGGGCTCCAGCCTGcgctggctgctgctgctgctgccgccctTGAGCCTCATCTACTACCGCGTGCAGCGCCGCTACAGGGCCTCCTCGCGGGAGCTGCGGCGCCTGGGCAGCCTCACCCTGTCTCCGCTCTACACGCACCTGGCCGACACCTTGGCCGGCCTCCCCGTGCTCCGGGCCGCCGGGGCCACCTGCAG GTTTGAGGAGGAGAACCAGAGACTCCTGGAGCTGAACCAGAGGTGCCAGTTTGCTGCCAGTGCCACGATGCAGTGGCTGGACATTCGGCTGCAGCTCATGGGGGCCGCAGTGGTTAGCGCCATCGCGGGCATCGCCCTGGTGCAGCACCAGCAGGGCCTCGCCAACCCAG GACTGGTGGGCCTGTCACTGTCCTACGCCCTGTCGCTGACGGGCCTGCTCTCCGGCCTGGTGAGCAGCTTCACGCAGACAGAAGCGATGCTGGTGAGCGTCGAGCGGCTGGAGGAGTACTCCTGTGAGCTgccccaggagccccagggccAGTGGCCACAG CTGGGCATCGGCTGGCTGAGCCAGGGGAGCGTGGAGTTCCAGGATGTGGTGTTGGTGTACCGGCCCGGGCTGCCCAATGCCCTGGATGGGGTGACATTCCGCGTGCAGCCTGGGGAGAAGCTGGGCATCGTGGGCCGCACGGGCTCCGGCAAGTCTTCCCTGCTGTTGGTGCTCTTCCGGTTGCTGGAGCCCAGTTCCGGGCGAGTGCTGCTGGATGGCGTGGACACCAGCCAGCTGGAGCTGGCTGAGCTcag ATCCCAGCTGGCTGTCATCCCCCAGGAGCCCTTTTTGTTCAGTGGGACTGTTCGGGAAAACCTGGATCCCCGGGGTCTCTGTGAGGACAGGGCCCTGTGGCAGGCCCTGGAGCAGTGCCACCTGAGTGAGGTGATCGTATCTGTGG ATCTTGTGTATCGACGAGGCAACAGCAAGCGTGGACCAGAAGACAGACCAGCTGCTCCAGCAGACCATCTGCAAACGCTTTGCCAACAAGACAGTGTTGACCATCGCCCACAG GCTCAACACGATCCTGAACGCGGACCGGGTGCTCGTGCTGCAGGCCGGGAGGGTGGTGGAACTGGACTCCCCCGCTGCCCTGCGCAGCCGGCCCCACTCGCTGTTCCAGCAGCTGCTGCAGAGCAGCCAGCAGGGAGCCCGCTCCTCTCCCTGAGGGCCCtgagcccccgccccccagggcctccctctgtcctacccactACTGGGCGGCCCAGGCCTGCTGCTTGTTTACACTCCTCTGCGGCTCTACCTCTCTCACCTCAGCAGAGGACAAAAGGGTACCCTGGGTTTCTCTTTACAAACTACTCCTCGGGGACAGAGTCCCACGGCCTCCCCAGAAGCAGGCTTCTGCTCTGGCCCTCTTGCATCTGGGACTCCAGGCGGATTTTTTCTGGCAGAAGAGCCCACGTGCACTTCCACAGTTTTATTTGGATAAAATTCCCATCTTACAttctgcatattaaaaaaataatatttctggcATGA